Below is a genomic region from Raphanus sativus cultivar WK10039 chromosome 4, ASM80110v3, whole genome shotgun sequence.
tttacatcactttttttttctttttctaattacCCTCTACTCCTCTAGTAAAAAGAGATCAACAGTTTGACACACAAACTGACACACTCATTCCCCAGAGTAACCAAACGGTGACACATGGAAAGTTATACGTTACGGCCAACTAATGGGACTCACTGTCCTACCAGGCTACCACCATGCATGCATGAGCAGTTTGTCTTCCCCTTTTTCAGCCGcttcaaaaaagttttattctCACGGATATAGATAGAAagttaaacacacacacaaaaaggtCGTTCACACATACTTGAACAAATGGATCTTTCTaacaaaaatagagtaataatataaaaattaaaataagtaggACTATGACACATAGAATATCCGAGGTATTTTAAGGTATCCAGATCTTTATCTTTATCTGACGGatccatatttttattatcgTTACCTGGATCCGGGTTTTCGAATATCCGGGTATCGGATATCtttctaaaaattataatatccgGCGGATATCTGGATTTTGatccttaaaataaataaaaataatattaaaatatataaaatattaaaaataaaagtatatataatattttttagttatatctATGTTTgctattacaaaatttatataaatttatatatatatatattagtatataaataaaaatataataaataaaattagtttatatactccctctgtttttaaataatacaNNNNNNNNNNNNNNNNNNNNNNNNNNNNNNNNNNNNNNNNNNNNNNNNNNNNNNNNNNNNNNNNNNNNNNNNNNNNNNNNNNNNNNNNNNNNNNNNNNNNttttgttattttatatttcctatatttctaaaccaataaaatttcaagaaatgcaattaatgtttttgagattcacaattatttataattagttgacaaaatttacattgaaaatatgaaaaatacatctttttgaaacaaaaaaaattcctaaaacatacatctttaaaaacagaaggagtatatatcactatttttaaaataattatcaataaaaattacgGATCAGGATATTCAGATAAAAAGTTAAGATATCTGAATTCGGATTCGGTTTAGGCGGATCGTACATTTTACTATCCGGATTCGGATCCGGCCTCtccggatatccggatttttgaAGCGGATCCGAACCGGATTTCAGATCAAATCCGAATTTCGGATAATAAGTTTCAGGCCTAAAAATATTGGTCAAATAAATTTGgtcaaatataataataataaatatcagAAAGCAGTAAAGGATGAAAATAAGAGCAGCTTTACCACAACTACTAGCCCATTCCTGTGAAGGCCTTCGAAGTTCAAAGCTTAAGTGGGTTTCACTGTTACAAATTTACAATGATTAATGTTTGACTAACTTCGAGCCAAATATAATGCTAGATAGGAAAAATGGCTTATTCCACTACAAACTAGTTGTTTCCGACTTTTTTACACACAAACTTTTAAATTATGCCAAAAACCACACGAACAACTGAAATATTGCTTATTCccttatgaactaattattttcagctttttcacacacaaatttttaaactttgccaaaaaccacatgaactatgctatttttgaattacatacacaaactatcaattttaagctaGTTCTCCTAAAATcgtaaattttgttatttaaacattaacttAATTTATGATAGGTGGATATCCGATTTAATttgggttgataaaaaaaataatacatcgttttgttcttttttgttttctttttgtcaactgcttttcttcttcaaaaatcgtTTTAATCTTTATCATTAATtgagaataaaatttattattttgtagaagATTAAATGTTTTACATAATGCATAAAAAAAGAAGAGCATCAACTACTAGTTTACCAATTCGCTATGttgttgctcttctttctttatgcatcatgtaaaaagtttaatcttttacaaaataataaattttattctcaATTGATGATGAAAGGTAAAacgatttttgaagaagaagagcagttgacaaaaagaaaagaaaaagaacaaaacaatgtATTATCCTTTTTTAGCAACCCAAATTAAATCGGCTATCCACCTGTTATAAACTAAGttattgtttaaataatataatttacgattttaggagaattagcttaaaattgatagtttatgtatgtaattaaaaatagcatagttcatgtggttttggcaaagtttaaaaatttgtgtGTGAAAAAGCTGGAAATAATTAGTTTATAAGGGAATAAGCAATATTTCCGTTGTTCGTGTAGTTTTTGGCATGACTTAAAAGTTCGTGTGTGAAAAAACCGGGAATAAATAGTTCGTAGGGGAATAAGCCATTTTCCCTGCTTGACGTATGTAAAAGCGCAAGCGCATTTCGTTTTTCCAGAAAGAATGCATCTACTGCACATTTACATTAGGATTATTCGATCTCTGTATATATTTTCTACTTATTTTAAAagattagtttgttttttttttgaaatttacagtTTATTCCATAATCCCTAAACAGGCATAAGCTTACAGGATGCAACATTGAAATCGAACAAAATCGGTATGATCTTACAACTAGTAAACTTTGAATCCCTAAGACATTTTTTAACGTTAGTTACGTTATCTTATAgtttatttcagaaaaaaaaaatagttatctTATAGAGTTATGTTAGTTTATAGTCAACCGGaactatacatatattatactAGGATGAGCAATTGAGGATGCAGGCCGGCGGCCGCAATGCCCTACAACAATAACATGGTCAGAAAGCTCTTCGTGAAGACAAATAGGTGGAACTGGAAGGGCGATCTTCCCAAAATTCTTCAACATTAAAGTCACAACAATACTACACGTGTGTGAGCCTGTGAGGTCTATGCTTTGGAAGGGTTTATATCAACGATTTTTAACCAGTATCATGCCTTTCTAAGAacaagaaaaacaattaaaataatcatttggcaaaaaaaaaaaaacacaaacacacacacgcAACAATCCATCTTTTCCGCACGTGCACAAAAGTAAGTCGTATAAATTCAGTCGTACCACCTTTGAAGATTCCACTATCAAAGAGATTCAACTATTGGTGGTCAGCATTTATCTGCCAAGTATGAAAAACACTTTCAATTCAagactatataaatataaaaacatgaCTATATTATACTTCGAGGTACCAAAAAATCTAAGATTGAGATGAATTGTACGTATTCGAACGTAACAGAGTAATTTGTCGttaatgtttaagaaaaatattagattaATCACGTTGTTGTGCACATTCAGCGCTAAATTCACTCTCTCTATGTACATGCAAAAGGCGGAAGAGGTTTTCTTTCATATGACGCTATCTTTCTGTTTAGATTTCTCTATCAAGAAGATATAATAATCATCTCTACCcgtgtttcaaaaagaaaaagcatcTCTATACAAAATTCAGCCAGTCGTGGTCTAACAACTTCCTAACCATAGTTTAACTTACTAACTAGATTAGTCAGTTATGATTACTATCTTCTTATAGGGAAACAAAACTGATCAAGGAAGCAGTGGCTTCCGGCCgcattattataaataaaaattcggCCACGAAATTTTAAATGTTCCCTTTAGTCTAGTGGCAATATCTGCAATCTACAGATTCTCTTCGCCCAACCTGTGGGTTCGAACACTGCTAAGCGGCCACTTTTTTTAAATTTGCTTCTGGTCTTGGATTCTCTAGGACCGGCACTGGATAATATTAAGGTAAACAAATCATAATTTGTAGAAAACAATTTCATGAAAGTGGGAAGGGTAGAACATTGTGGTGGGGTTTAGTCGAATAGAAGAGATAAACTCGGTTTGACTCGAAACGACCCTACACGGTTTGACTCGATaaaccaaaattttcatttattcttCTTATATTTCCAGAGTTGGAATCTTATTTCCCTTTTGAATCATGACTCCCGTGTGACGGTGTGAGTATGGGTGGTCACTAACTGATAATTGACTGGAACAAAACGAACCGGAATGAGGTTTGGATTTAGTTTGGTAAGTATTTTCTCAAACCAACATAAAAAATGAATTCAATTGTATAAGACTTTGATGTATTACacctaaaccaaaacaaaaatctaatcAAATTGACCTTGTTTTTGACATTTGAGTATGGCATTCCTCTCAAACCGAACTAAACACATCAAAACTGAACTTAAACCGAATTTCATGTCTAATCCAAAAACTCCACGTCTAATAGTGGTGAGGTGGGTCATAAAATGTGagttatttacatatataataaccACAGAGGTTTCTCCGTTTCTGTGCCACACACACTTCTCACTTAAGAAAATGGAGAAGAACTCTTTACAAAGTTACAAACTTGTGCCTCTATTGACATTTTCTTTGGCTCTATTTCTTACCACGGAACTAAGTCTTCTTACACCTGCAAGAGCCCTAGACAACAACAGCAAGGCATGTAACGCAAATAAGTTTTTCCCTATTTGCTAAgagattattgatttttattttataataatgtaaaATTTTCAATAGGTTTATATAGTTTATCTTGGCGAAAGAGTACATGATGACCCCGAACTTGTTACAGCCTCTCATCATCAAATGCTTGAATCACTTCTTCAGAGGTACTTAATCATCTTAAAATACCAAATCTCTTGAGAGATAGTTTTATGTATAGTGACTGTGACATCAAAGTTGCTAcctatatttgttatatttattgGTCAACAGAAGTAAAATTTAGACATCTGGTAAGGTTGATGATTGCTTTCCTTACTTGCCGCCCAAGAAAACCAAATAGTCATGCTCTGTTGCttctctgtttttgttattCTTATGCCTATCATGTGTACTTCTCTCGCTTATATCTCTCATGTTATATTTAGCAAAGAAGACGCACATAACTCAATGATCTACAGCTATCGACATGGATTCTCCGGTTTTGCAGCACTTCTTACATCTACACAAGCAAATAAAATCTCAGGTACTCATCAGAACTCAAACTAAAGATACTTCATAACAGTGAGCATGAAAgatctttgtgtttttttttaactgtaaTCTTGCACAGACCATCCAGAAGTAATCCATGTTATACCAAACCGGATTCACAAACTGCAAACCACAAGAACTTGGGATCTCCTTGGCCTCTCTCCAACTCcaacttctttttcttcttcatcttctataAAAGGTCTTCTTCATGACACCAACATGGGCAGTGAAGCTATCATAGGAGTTATGGATACTGGTCTCTCActctatctctatctctctctctatgtatATATACGTCTAGATATCCTCGTCTCACatcatgtatgtatatataattaaaggaATATGGCCAGAGTCAAAGGTATTCGACGATCAAGGCCTTGGACCTATACCTGAGCGTTGGAGAGGAAAATGTGAATCAGGAGAACAGTTTAACGCCACAACTCATTGCAACAACAAGCTAATAGGAGCTAAGTACTACGTAGACGGACTACTGGCCGAGATGGGAGAAACATTCAAAACAATAACAGTCAGAGAATTCAAATCCAACAGGGATGCACTTGGTCACGGCACACATACATCCACAATAGCAGCTGGCTCATTCGTCGCCAACGTGAGCTTCTATGGTCTAGCCCGAGGTACTGATATACTCCCTCCTTTctatattgtaaaatttttGTGTAATGATTGTGtaattcaatttaatttataatatttttttgacaaaattaatttataaaaaaatttaattaaatttcttaattGTTCTACTTTTAACCAAAACATCCTATAATATTAAACAGATGGAGTATagtcctaaacactaaaccagCTTTTGAATAGTATTCACCACAGAGCTAACTTAAGAGTCAAGCTAGGGTTTCTATAAGACATTAGTTTGTTTACTTCCTAACCTATGTGTGGATTATGCTAAGGTATGGTCCGAGGTGGTGCTCCTCGGGCACGCATAGCCTCTTACAAGGTATGTTGGAACGCAATGCAAAAAGACGGAACAGGACCCGATGGAATGCTCAATTGCTGACATGTGGAAGGCTTATGATGATGCTATACACGATGGGGTCGATGTTTTGTCTGTATCTATTTCCGGGGATCTTCCAGAGGACACCGAGGTGGATAAGCTCGATTTTGTCGGGGCCTTTCATGCAGTATCTAAAGGGATTCCGGTCGTGTCTTCGGCTAGTAATGAAGGTCCTAAGGCTCAGACTGTTGCTAATGCTGCTCCTTGGCTCTTGACCGTGGCTGCAACCACTCTTGACCGGTCTTTTCCTACAAAGATCACACTTGGCAATAAACAAACTCTCTTCGTATGTTATAGTATCTTCTAACGCAAGAAACTGAAATTAGTCAAAAGACAGTTGAAAATTTGACCATTTTTTTACAGCTTGATTATTTTTGTGTATAATTAGGGTGAGTCTCTGTTCACTGGACCGGAGATTTCAGCCGGTTTAGCTTACTGGGATTCAGAGAGTGATGATAGTGTTGATGTCAAGGGGAGAATAGTTCTTGTTTTCGATTTCGATACTATCTATCAGGTTGCAAAGAAAGGTGTAGCAGGAGTCATATGTGCCGAACATCCTGATGACATTGTTGATCGATGCCATGCTTTTCCTTGCATTTACACTGATTACGAGCTTGGAACCGACATTTTGCAATACATACGTACCACCAGGTCCTCTATCTTGAAGCAAATAAACTATGTTTATAAAGTCAAATATTCTTATGACCCACCACGTTGAATCACAGGTCGCCCACAGCGAGAATCAGTGGAGCTACGACATTAACTGGCCTGCCAGCGACAACAAAGGTTGCTGCATTCTCATCTAGAGGGCCTAACTCGGTATCACCAGCCATACTTAAGGTTTATAAATGAAGCCATTGTGTCTCTAGTCTATGTTTATTTCAAAAGTTGAAACAAGTTAGTGATCATGTTTTATTCTGTAGCCTGATATAGCAGCTCCTGGTGTGAGCATCCTCGCAGCATTAAGTCCCCTTGATCCTAGTGGACACAATGGATTTGGACTCGCCTCAGGGACATCCATGTCGACTCCGGTTGTTTCTGGTATCATAGCTCTCCTAAAGTCTCTACACCCTGATTGGTCTCCTGCTGCATTTAGATCAGCTTTGGTCACAACAGGTTCTTGCTTAGTTCTTCGCCTATTTAATTCTTTAACTACACAAACAAAACTGACTAACCAGTCTCATTTTGAAGCTTGGAGGACAAGTCCATCTGGAGAACCCATTTTTGCTGAAGGATCAAACAAGAAGCTCGCTGATCCATTTGACTATGGAGGAGGACTTGTAAACCCTGGAAGAGCCGCATACCCTGGACTTATCTACGATATGGGGATCGAAGATTACATCAACTACATGTGTTCCAAAGGTTACAACGACTCCTCAATCTCTCGTGTCCTCGGTAAAAAGACTAAGTGTCCAACTCCTAAGCCATCAATCCTTGATATCAACTTGCCTTCAATCACAATCCCAAACCTTGAGGAAGAAGTCACACTCACAAGAACTGTAACCAATGTTGGACCCATCAAATCAGTCTACAAAGCTGTGATCGAGTCTCCTCTCGGTATAATAACTCTCGACGTCAACCCGACCACACTCGTGTTTAGCTCTGCAGATAAGAAGGTGCTCTCTTTTACGGTGAAAGCTAAAACGAGTCATAAAGTCAACACTGGTTACTTTTTTGGAAGCTTGACATGGATTGATGGTGTTCATGATGTTAAAATCCCTGTCTCCGTTCAGACAAGGATCATGATCAAaccttaacaaaaaaaaaaaactcaaaactatctgaacaaaataaaatatcagataAATTTCATGTATTAGAAAAAAGCCATATGATGCTCATGCATCCAATCAAAATCATATGATAATAAAGattacattacaaaaaaaaaactcataaccTCACATACAACCAACACACAAATTGAGAAAAACTGTAAGGTTTTCTCATTTATTCAATCACAAAAGTTCACAACCATATATAATGCatataaaaactactaaaatcaaATCAAGACAAAAGAAACTTCATGATCATCAACTACAATAACATATCATTGTAATGactatatattataaagatatgactttaattttttttttttattagcaaTAAGCGACACACTTCTTCTTACAATCCATGGTGcatccaccacctcctcctccaccgccgTATCCTTTCCCGGAGCGGCTAAAAGAGCTGAAACACCTTGCAGGACACCTCAGCTTCTTGCCGTTACAAGGTCCTTTCTCTTTGCAAGTCACCGTCGGCCTCACTACACCTCCTTTCCCGTACCCGCCGCTCGGACCACCGTAGCCTCCGCCGTATCCACCGCCGACTCCGGTACCGGGAAACCCGTTTCCAAACCCGGGTATCCCGGCATATCCGGATCCGGGCACACCGGCGAATCCTAAACCATTGTTACCGCTCTTCTGACGAGCTGAGTGAGTTGCAGAGACGAAGATGATGAGGAGAAGGGAAGCTACAAGGATCGGTTTTGTTgtaaacatttttgtttttggttcaGTGGGTTAGTTGAAAGAGGGAGATggatatgattataaaatagatatatgCATTAAATTGAAATACAGTTAAGACATTGATTAGTGGACTTTAGTGTGTGAAGATCACTTTAATGCAAGAGAGACTCttgtgtgtctctctctctatcaCTTACGTAACATGTTGAGAGACTGTACAAATATGTACATCTGCATCACTTGGCCACATTTAATTAAGCATGTGTTATTTAATATTGAAAtgccatttttttaaaaatcttggaGGGCTTTTTTGTAAAGTAAAGATAAATCTACCAAAACTTGGGTGAAACCAAATTCAATTTATGTCTAGTGAAAGTTCAAAGTTGTGTGAAATTAAATTTAggtgattttctttttattattttgctaATGAGTTTATTTACCAAACATCGACCATTTAGTCAGCAAAACGTGTGATGTCCACTCATAGTGTAGATCTGTTCCATAAGGCCCACTCATTAATTCAGCACAACCATATAGAATCATTTTAGTCTTGTAATCAAAATTCTATGCTATGTCAAGTCTGATTATTAGCCTAATCTCATTTTGTCCAAGGTAACGTTAAATTGGATTTGTTGACAAGCTGGTTCACCACACAGCCTTTGTTGTCTCTCCATACGGTCCCACTAGGCCATTTAGACGACCAGATGATTGACAAATCCGGCCAAGTAGACTATTAGTTATATCAATTCAActgtgaaaaagaaaaattatatatatgagatGTGTTTTGAATATATCGGTCCAGTATGGAAATCGAATCTTTTATAGAATGCACACATTTAACCACTAATATGCAAAGGCAAACCACAATTAGTATGGACATTTATAATGAAGAGTAATGAGATGTGAACAAGTATCTCAGAAAGAATGGTAATCTAATGATTAATATTCAAGGTGGTCTTTGACTCTACAAGAAATCACCAATGGCTAATTGTACAGTGTGATGTCAATGAATGGTTAACGGTTACAAACTTAACAACGGATAGTACTATACTCTTACATCTGGTTTGTGTTCTCTGTTGCTCAATAGTCAATACAATCTATATGGTCCGTTTCATATACATTTCGATTCAATAAAATAGAAGCCAAGACTTTGTTGTTGacccaaataaaaaaagaagataagaCTTTTAGTTACTTGGAACATTTATGTAGCCTTACTTACTGCTGCTCGTGTGTCGTGTCTCACTAAGCTGCAGTCATAGTATCTAAGTGTTATGTAAAGAGAACATCGAATCTCATGGTGGTCCATGATGAAGTCTGCTCCCTTGAGTCTACCTTTAGACCGCCGTTTCATCCATGCAAAGAGTGTTTAGAGAATGTACGCTATGTAGGGTGGTCCAATGTGATCACCCATCCATAAGCTGATTCAGTAAGGTGGTCCAATGTGATCTCACAAAAGCAAATCCAAGCGGGTTTCTATGATAACCCAAAAACCAAATTCATATATGCGTGTGTGTGCTTCCATGTGTGTGTTTTCGGCATACATGACTAATAAATGACCATAAACAAGCATATCATAGAAACGGATGGAACTTGAAGTCCGTCTGAACATACTCTTTATGGCTTTCTTTCAGTGACTAGacataaaaaatgatttatttgcTTTAACGATTTTAGCTTCAAGGTGGGCTCTTCAAATACCATTCCCATGTCTCTTCGTTTATAGGAAAACGCTttcgtgttttttttctttcttttctatcTCCAAAGCTAAAATTTGATCCAACCATTCTCATCAGCATTCTGTCAAAATCAACCGCTCCAAGTGAGGTTATCTAGGA
It encodes:
- the LOC108852956 gene encoding uncharacterized protein LOC108852956, which translates into the protein MFTTKPILVASLLLIIFVSATHSARQKSGNNGLGFAGVPGSGYAGIPGFGNGFPGTGVGGGYGGGYGGPSGGYGKGGVVRPTVTCKEKGPCNGKKLRCPARCFSSFSRSGKGYGGGGGGGGCTMDCKKKCVAYC